A window of the Phytoactinopolyspora mesophila genome harbors these coding sequences:
- a CDS encoding ABC transporter permease has protein sequence MRPLPRRRHVPGWLPLAVPGGLAVTIALAGPFVVDDDATTSRGRPFLSPERGLPLGTDHLGRDVWSVLLDSGVTLVALPLLATLFGTAAGTAFGMLTGWYGGRLSAMGLRISELMLVVPPLLIAVLAFNAVSGSGIAAIVAVIAVLGVPATMRFTRAATSTVVARGYIDHAVALGTRGPAILVREVLPTIIAPVLADAGLRLVGALYLIASVGFLGLGGAVLESSWAGMVADNVVGVPLNPWAMVAPAVCLVALAVSVNLLADRLADTYRGSLR, from the coding sequence ATGAGACCGCTACCTCGGCGCCGGCATGTCCCGGGATGGCTGCCCTTGGCTGTCCCGGGAGGGTTGGCGGTCACGATCGCGCTCGCCGGGCCATTCGTCGTCGATGATGACGCCACAACCTCGCGAGGACGGCCCTTCCTCTCACCGGAGCGAGGGCTGCCGCTCGGTACCGATCATCTCGGCCGCGACGTGTGGTCGGTACTACTCGACTCCGGTGTGACTCTGGTGGCCCTGCCGCTTCTCGCGACACTGTTCGGCACCGCGGCCGGAACAGCCTTCGGGATGCTCACCGGATGGTACGGCGGCAGGCTCAGCGCCATGGGTCTGCGTATCAGCGAGCTCATGCTCGTCGTCCCGCCGTTGTTGATCGCGGTGCTGGCGTTCAACGCCGTCAGCGGCTCCGGCATCGCGGCCATCGTGGCGGTGATCGCGGTGCTTGGGGTGCCGGCGACCATGCGATTCACTCGAGCCGCGACCTCCACCGTCGTCGCCCGCGGCTACATCGACCATGCTGTCGCCCTGGGCACACGTGGACCGGCGATCCTGGTTCGCGAAGTCTTGCCCACGATCATCGCGCCGGTGCTCGCCGATGCCGGCCTCCGGCTGGTGGGGGCCCTCTATCTCATCGCTTCGGTCGGCTTCCTCGGGCTCGGCGGCGCGGTGCTGGAGTCCAGCTGGGCAGGCATGGTCGCCGACAATGTCGTTGGCGTTCCACTCAATCCGTGGGCGATGGTGGCGCCGGCGGTGTGCCTCGTTGCGCTCGCCGTCTCGGTGAATCTCCTCGCCGACCGCCTCGCGGACACCTACCGGGGGTCGCTC
- a CDS encoding ABC transporter permease subunit, with protein sequence MSRLRFRAGGEWAAEAARRAPAALILLGVVSIGLFAAVEVLPGDPASQALGMNAEPERVARLRAELGLDRPLYERYLDWVGGLITGDPGVSAVTGRSVGPVVAEYAGRSAVLATMALVLVVGVAVPAAIVAGSRPGALRDRVGSLTALTVLSVPEFVLATLLVAVFAHGLGWFPPVSLVGSGTQALTAPEKLVLPTLTLAAVAGSFTFRLVRSAVAEASTSAHVEAARLAGIRESGVLARHLLPSVRAPIWQAVALAIPYLVGGALVVETAFGYPGLGALAAEAAARRDAVLLGSAGMVLATVAVAGFLIAELAGRDGSIARAVRQAGAPR encoded by the coding sequence GTGAGCCGGCTGCGGTTCCGGGCCGGAGGCGAATGGGCGGCCGAAGCGGCTCGTCGAGCACCGGCGGCTCTGATCCTGCTCGGCGTCGTCAGCATCGGCCTGTTCGCCGCGGTGGAGGTACTACCCGGCGATCCCGCCAGCCAAGCGCTGGGGATGAACGCCGAACCGGAACGGGTAGCCCGGTTACGAGCCGAACTCGGGCTCGACCGGCCGCTGTATGAGCGCTACCTGGACTGGGTGGGTGGTCTGATCACCGGCGATCCGGGGGTCAGCGCGGTCACCGGCAGATCAGTCGGGCCGGTCGTGGCCGAGTACGCGGGCCGCAGCGCTGTGCTGGCAACGATGGCATTGGTGCTCGTGGTCGGTGTCGCCGTGCCGGCCGCGATCGTCGCCGGCAGCCGTCCTGGTGCGCTCCGCGACCGTGTCGGCTCCCTGACCGCCCTCACCGTGTTGTCAGTCCCGGAGTTCGTCCTCGCGACACTTCTCGTCGCCGTGTTCGCGCACGGCCTGGGCTGGTTTCCGCCCGTCTCCCTGGTTGGCAGCGGCACGCAGGCACTGACGGCGCCCGAGAAGCTGGTGCTGCCCACACTCACGCTCGCGGCCGTGGCGGGTTCGTTCACGTTCCGGCTGGTCCGCTCCGCGGTTGCCGAGGCGTCCACGTCGGCCCACGTCGAGGCGGCCCGGCTGGCCGGAATCCGGGAATCCGGCGTGCTGGCCCGACATCTGCTGCCGTCGGTCCGGGCGCCGATCTGGCAAGCGGTCGCCCTCGCGATCCCCTACCTCGTGGGTGGCGCACTCGTGGTCGAGACCGCGTTCGGGTATCCGGGACTCGGCGCGCTCGCGGCTGAGGCGGCCGCCCGCCGCGATGCCGTTCTGCTCGGCAGCGCTGGAATGGTGCTGGCTACAGTCGCCGTCGCCGGCTTTCTCATCGCGGAACTGGCCGGACGGGACGGATCCATCGCGCGCGCGGTCCGCCAGGCTGGAGCACCGCGATGA
- a CDS encoding ABC transporter substrate-binding protein, with translation MLPENTAPRPSRRTLIRGTLGFAALATAGPLAACGSDDTPATSETPAQSPGSGGASGGRLRLGAAGAATPTLNVLTATGMVDYIAMFSLYDSLAVLRGDQIELQLAESFEANADATEFTVGIRSDATFHDGRPCTAHDVRYSLATLADPDQSPNFSQFYSDLDVANLDVIDEHTLRIALHRPRADFVTTSLATFSMIFPADTAGEQWEEGIGSGPLRLASSSGGSYVLERNPDYWGEPAFLDEVELIAINDAETRLNALRGGEIDYAHSISPAGAAVIERDDSLAVVRGGPANSQTFALEMNVNQAPFDDPGVRLAMKLLVDREALVETVLFGQGVVGNDLMGQGLVGFNTDIPQRERDLDEARSLLETAGVSEVTLRVAELAPGMTDAATLFAEQAAEAGLTITLETADADTFFADYETLMSTPFQSVLWINRPAATFTSIFTGSAGSFNVTGMGGPEYDALLDELHSSLDEETRQVHLDEIQRELWDRGGNLLWGFAEQLDATVPGVEGITYVQSLPRLGQLRMT, from the coding sequence ATGCTGCCCGAGAATACTGCCCCGAGACCCAGCCGCCGCACCTTGATCCGCGGCACACTCGGGTTCGCTGCTCTGGCCACGGCCGGCCCGCTGGCCGCATGTGGCTCCGACGACACCCCAGCCACCAGCGAAACGCCGGCCCAGTCACCGGGCAGCGGCGGCGCCAGCGGCGGCCGGCTTCGCCTGGGCGCGGCCGGCGCCGCCACGCCCACACTCAATGTGCTGACCGCTACGGGGATGGTCGACTACATCGCGATGTTCTCGCTATACGACTCGCTGGCGGTACTTCGTGGCGATCAGATCGAGCTGCAGCTCGCCGAATCGTTCGAGGCCAATGCCGACGCCACCGAGTTCACCGTCGGCATCCGCAGCGACGCGACCTTCCACGACGGGCGGCCGTGTACCGCGCACGACGTCCGCTACAGTCTGGCCACACTCGCCGATCCGGACCAGAGCCCGAACTTCAGCCAGTTCTACTCTGACCTCGACGTTGCGAACCTCGATGTCATCGATGAGCACACGCTGCGGATAGCACTGCACCGGCCCCGCGCGGACTTCGTGACCACCAGCCTGGCCACGTTCTCGATGATCTTCCCCGCCGACACGGCCGGCGAGCAGTGGGAGGAGGGCATCGGCAGCGGCCCCCTGCGCCTCGCGTCGTCCTCCGGCGGCTCGTATGTCCTGGAGCGGAATCCCGATTACTGGGGCGAGCCGGCTTTCCTCGACGAGGTCGAGCTCATCGCGATCAACGACGCCGAGACCCGCCTGAACGCGTTGCGCGGCGGCGAGATCGACTATGCCCACTCCATCAGCCCGGCCGGTGCCGCCGTGATCGAGAGAGACGACTCGCTGGCGGTCGTCCGGGGCGGACCGGCCAACTCCCAGACCTTCGCCCTCGAGATGAACGTCAATCAGGCCCCGTTCGACGACCCCGGTGTCCGGCTGGCCATGAAGCTCCTGGTCGACCGTGAAGCGCTGGTCGAGACGGTCTTGTTCGGTCAGGGCGTCGTCGGCAACGACCTCATGGGACAAGGTCTCGTCGGTTTCAACACCGACATTCCCCAGCGCGAGCGCGACTTGGACGAGGCTCGATCACTGCTCGAGACGGCCGGCGTCTCGGAGGTGACGCTCCGCGTGGCCGAACTCGCACCTGGCATGACGGACGCGGCCACGCTGTTCGCCGAGCAGGCCGCTGAAGCGGGGTTGACCATCACCCTCGAGACCGCCGACGCGGACACGTTCTTCGCCGACTACGAGACCCTCATGTCCACGCCCTTCCAATCGGTTCTCTGGATCAACCGTCCCGCCGCGACGTTCACGTCGATTTTCACCGGCAGCGCCGGCTCGTTCAACGTGACCGGCATGGGCGGCCCCGAGTACGACGCACTGCTCGACGAACTGCATTCAAGTCTCGACGAAGAAACCCGCCAAGTGCACCTGGACGAGATCCAGCGGGAGCTTTGGGACCGGGGTGGCAACCTCTTGTGGGGCTTCGCCGAGCAACTGGACGCGACCGTGCCAGGCGTCGAGGGCATCACCTACGTCCAGTCACTGCCCCGGCTCGGCCAGCTCAGGATGACGTGA
- a CDS encoding malic enzyme-like NAD(P)-binding protein, which yields MTSVPSVSYSITVRLEVPAGGTAVSSLTATVESAGGLVTALDVTGSGHERIQVDVTCAATSSAHAEELVEALRLVPGVVIGKVSDRTFLVHLGGKIEVKSKVPIRNRDDLSLVYTPGVARVCQAIAKNPEDARRLTIKRNTVAVVTDGSAVLGLGNIGATAALPVMEGKAALFKRFADIDAFPICLDTQDTDEIIRTVQNIAPVFAGINLEDISAPRCFEIEARLRQILDIPVFHDDQHGTAIVVLAALINALKVVGKSLGSIRVAMSGAGAAGHAIAQLLYAAGVRDLVATDIHGVIHPSRADLTGVPTWYLEHSNPRGVVGTLGDAVAGADVFIGVSAPNILTAADVETMASDAIVFALANPEPEIQPQEASRFAAVVATGRSDYPNQINNVLAFPGVFRGLLDAHSRSVTTEMLTAAARALAETVSDEELNAAYIVPSVFHPGIADTVATAVRGSVENIRKTAAETGEFPAVRV from the coding sequence GTGACCAGCGTGCCCAGCGTTTCGTACTCGATCACGGTCCGGCTCGAGGTGCCGGCCGGTGGTACTGCCGTCAGTTCGCTGACGGCAACGGTCGAGAGCGCCGGCGGCCTGGTCACCGCGTTGGATGTGACCGGATCCGGGCATGAGCGAATCCAGGTCGACGTCACGTGCGCGGCTACGTCGTCAGCCCATGCCGAAGAACTCGTAGAGGCGCTCCGCCTGGTGCCGGGCGTCGTCATCGGCAAGGTCAGCGACCGGACCTTCCTCGTTCACCTCGGGGGCAAGATCGAGGTCAAGTCGAAGGTTCCGATCCGCAACCGGGACGATCTTTCGCTGGTTTACACGCCGGGTGTCGCGCGGGTGTGTCAGGCCATCGCGAAGAACCCGGAGGACGCGCGCCGCCTGACCATCAAGCGGAACACAGTGGCCGTCGTCACCGACGGCTCGGCGGTGCTCGGTCTCGGCAACATCGGCGCGACCGCGGCGCTGCCGGTCATGGAGGGCAAGGCGGCCCTGTTCAAACGGTTCGCCGATATCGACGCCTTTCCCATCTGCCTGGACACGCAGGACACCGACGAGATCATCCGCACGGTCCAGAACATCGCGCCGGTCTTCGCCGGCATCAACCTCGAGGACATCTCCGCTCCGCGGTGCTTCGAGATCGAGGCCCGGCTGCGCCAGATCCTGGACATTCCGGTCTTCCACGACGACCAGCACGGCACCGCGATCGTGGTCCTGGCCGCGTTGATCAACGCCTTGAAGGTGGTCGGCAAGAGTCTCGGCTCGATCCGTGTGGCGATGTCGGGCGCGGGTGCTGCTGGGCATGCGATCGCTCAGCTGCTGTATGCCGCGGGTGTGCGAGACCTCGTCGCAACGGACATCCACGGCGTCATTCATCCAAGCCGGGCAGACCTCACCGGGGTGCCCACGTGGTACCTCGAGCACAGCAATCCACGAGGTGTCGTCGGAACGCTCGGCGATGCCGTCGCGGGCGCCGACGTCTTCATCGGCGTGTCCGCGCCCAATATCCTGACCGCGGCCGACGTCGAGACGATGGCCAGCGATGCGATCGTGTTCGCGCTGGCCAATCCGGAGCCGGAGATCCAGCCGCAGGAGGCGAGCCGGTTCGCTGCCGTCGTGGCCACCGGGCGTAGTGACTACCCGAACCAGATCAACAACGTGCTGGCCTTCCCGGGGGTTTTCCGTGGGCTGCTCGACGCGCACAGTAGGAGCGTCACCACGGAGATGCTCACTGCCGCGGCGCGCGCGCTGGCGGAAACGGTGTCCGACGAGGAGCTCAACGCTGCCTATATCGTTCCCAGTGTGTTCCACCCGGGTATTGCGGACACAGTCGCGACGGCTGTGCGGGGAAGCGTCGAGAACATCCGGAAGACTGCTGCGGAGACCGGTGAGTTCCCTGCTGTTCGGGTCTAG
- a CDS encoding YqgE/AlgH family protein: MAGAKLTGRLLVATPQLRDSTFDTAVILMLSHDDDGSLGVMVNRPTGTPVGDLLPTWSHIASEPGVIFEGGPVDTDSALGLVRVGGPAEPLGVRRISGQVGVVDLDTPTEVVGPAVRGMRVFAGYSGWAAGQLQDEIDEGSWYVVDAEATDPFRIDAHGLWRTVLRRQPGELALMASFPADPTLN; this comes from the coding sequence ATGGCAGGCGCGAAGCTGACCGGCCGGCTGCTGGTCGCGACTCCGCAGTTGCGTGACTCCACGTTCGACACCGCCGTCATCTTGATGTTGTCCCACGACGACGACGGTTCGCTCGGGGTCATGGTCAACCGGCCCACGGGCACCCCCGTCGGCGACCTGCTCCCTACCTGGAGTCATATCGCCTCCGAGCCGGGGGTCATTTTCGAAGGCGGCCCGGTCGATACCGACAGTGCGCTCGGCCTGGTACGCGTCGGCGGCCCCGCCGAGCCTCTGGGCGTGCGCCGGATCAGCGGGCAGGTCGGCGTCGTCGATCTCGACACACCCACGGAGGTTGTCGGGCCGGCGGTGCGTGGCATGCGAGTGTTCGCCGGGTATTCGGGCTGGGCGGCCGGCCAACTGCAGGACGAGATCGACGAGGGGTCCTGGTACGTCGTTGATGCCGAAGCCACGGATCCGTTCCGGATCGATGCTCACGGCCTGTGGCGTACGGTTCTTCGGCGGCAGCCGGGTGAGCTGGCATTAATGGCGTCGTTTCCGGCGGACCCGACGCTGAACTAG
- a CDS encoding N-acetylmuramoyl-L-alanine amidase, giving the protein MSQKPTRRAVLAAGAAAISTPVFATFAAGSPRAPMSLPQGLDTAFDRAARDHDVPRDLLVALAQSLSAAQDGASAYGGHGVMQLVDGTGADTLGMAAELTGQPEARLRENTAANVYGAAALLRSLADDAGLDEAGRARVEAWYEPVVEYTGIPDLAVARMQADAVYAALAGGVTNGGAEARLTTAQAHATPPEVSAAAPPVQPMNAEYPQARWVAAHSSNYRVANRPNDHAIDRVVIHTAQGTYAGTISWFQNSSSNVSAHYVVRSSDGQVTQMVRHKDVGWHVGSSNNRSIGIEHEGWVDNSSWYTEQMYRSSAALTRYICNRHGLPLNRAHIVGHNEIPDATHTDPGRHWDWDRYMSYVRDDSERWRIVVDNDQSGFKASGNWARATASGYGGTHHHAKPVQQSDVAWFHARIPSTGSYRVDVWYPQGPTNNSRTPYLVSTTTGLQTVHMDQRSGGGRWNTLGTFRLEAGNRPTVGVSRWTGTEGWIEADAVRITQA; this is encoded by the coding sequence ATGTCTCAGAAACCGACGCGCCGCGCCGTCCTCGCCGCGGGCGCAGCGGCCATCAGCACGCCGGTTTTCGCTACGTTCGCCGCGGGCAGCCCACGGGCACCCATGTCGCTGCCGCAGGGTCTGGACACCGCGTTCGACCGCGCTGCCCGGGATCATGACGTGCCACGTGACCTGCTGGTCGCGTTGGCCCAATCACTCTCGGCAGCTCAGGACGGTGCCAGCGCCTACGGCGGGCACGGGGTGATGCAGCTCGTCGACGGCACCGGTGCGGACACGCTGGGGATGGCGGCCGAGCTCACCGGGCAGCCCGAGGCGCGGCTGCGCGAGAACACGGCGGCCAACGTCTACGGCGCGGCCGCCCTGCTGCGCTCGCTCGCCGACGACGCCGGCCTGGACGAGGCCGGCCGTGCCCGGGTCGAGGCGTGGTACGAGCCGGTGGTCGAATACACCGGCATTCCGGACCTCGCCGTCGCCCGGATGCAGGCCGACGCCGTTTACGCCGCGCTGGCCGGGGGTGTGACCAACGGTGGCGCCGAGGCCCGGCTCACCACTGCCCAGGCACACGCCACGCCGCCGGAGGTGAGCGCAGCCGCGCCACCTGTCCAGCCAATGAACGCGGAGTACCCCCAGGCCCGCTGGGTGGCGGCGCATTCGAGCAACTACCGGGTCGCGAACCGGCCGAACGATCACGCCATCGACCGGGTGGTGATCCATACCGCACAGGGCACCTACGCCGGCACTATCTCCTGGTTCCAGAACTCCAGCTCGAACGTCTCGGCGCACTACGTGGTGCGTTCCTCGGACGGGCAGGTCACCCAGATGGTCCGGCACAAGGACGTCGGCTGGCACGTCGGCAGCTCGAACAACCGCTCCATCGGCATCGAACACGAAGGCTGGGTAGACAACTCCTCCTGGTACACCGAGCAGATGTACCGATCGTCGGCGGCGCTGACCCGGTACATCTGCAACCGGCACGGCCTCCCGCTGAACCGGGCCCACATCGTCGGTCACAACGAGATCCCAGACGCCACCCACACCGACCCGGGCCGGCACTGGGACTGGGACCGGTATATGAGCTACGTGCGGGACGATTCCGAGCGTTGGAGGATCGTCGTCGACAACGACCAATCCGGATTCAAGGCCAGCGGCAACTGGGCTCGGGCCACCGCATCGGGCTATGGCGGTACCCACCATCACGCCAAACCGGTGCAGCAGAGCGACGTCGCATGGTTCCACGCCCGGATCCCGTCCACGGGTAGTTACCGGGTCGATGTCTGGTACCCGCAGGGCCCCACCAACAATTCCCGGACGCCCTACCTGGTGTCCACGACCACCGGACTGCAGACGGTTCACATGGATCAGCGCTCCGGCGGCGGCCGCTGGAACACGCTCGGCACCTTCCGCCTCGAAGCCGGGAACCGCCCCACGGTGGGCGTGAGCCGTTGGACCGGAACCGAAGGCTGGATCGAGGCGGACGCTGTGCGCATCACTCAGGCCTGA
- a CDS encoding glycoside hydrolase family 43 protein, which yields MRACVTALLTASALVVTGCAGHSDDGRAGSSPGAAADHHASASPTTPTENSTMGFTNPVYDRDFPDPAVIRAEDAWFAYATNSSLGHLPVLRSDDLVDWVAAGDAMPELAPWVTAGRTWAPEVAVHAPDRFVVYYTALDTKTQRQCVGRAVASSPEGPFVDESDRPMICQDDLGGSIDASPFTDADGRRYLLWKNDGNAVGVDTWIYAQPLADDGLELTGDPVRLIKQDQPWEGHLVEAPFMWLREGRYYLFYSANDYGSSSYAVGYAVCDGPLGPCTKPGSEPILATTDDAAGPGHCMLIEHDGRTWMVHHAWPPDSVGSAVPGRTMWLTELTWDDDRPVLDGPHADVRIAP from the coding sequence ATGAGAGCGTGCGTTACGGCCCTGTTGACTGCCTCGGCCCTGGTGGTGACCGGGTGTGCGGGCCACTCGGACGACGGCCGCGCCGGCTCCTCCCCCGGCGCGGCCGCTGACCACCACGCCAGTGCTTCACCCACCACACCGACGGAGAACAGCACCATGGGATTCACCAATCCGGTCTACGATCGCGACTTTCCGGATCCGGCCGTCATCCGGGCAGAAGATGCCTGGTTCGCCTACGCCACCAACTCATCGCTCGGCCACCTTCCGGTGCTGCGCTCGGACGATCTCGTCGACTGGGTGGCCGCGGGCGACGCCATGCCGGAGCTGGCTCCCTGGGTGACAGCGGGGCGGACCTGGGCGCCCGAGGTCGCTGTGCATGCGCCGGACCGTTTTGTCGTCTATTACACGGCGCTGGATACGAAGACGCAGCGGCAGTGCGTCGGACGGGCTGTGGCGTCGTCACCGGAAGGACCGTTCGTCGACGAATCAGACCGGCCGATGATCTGCCAGGACGATCTCGGCGGCTCCATCGACGCCAGTCCGTTCACCGACGCCGACGGCCGCCGGTACCTGTTGTGGAAGAACGACGGCAACGCGGTCGGGGTAGACACCTGGATCTACGCGCAGCCGCTGGCCGACGACGGTCTGGAGCTGACCGGCGACCCGGTGCGGCTGATCAAGCAGGACCAGCCGTGGGAAGGCCATCTGGTCGAGGCGCCGTTCATGTGGCTGCGCGAGGGCCGTTACTACCTGTTCTATTCGGCGAACGACTACGGATCGTCCTCCTACGCCGTGGGCTATGCGGTGTGCGACGGTCCACTAGGACCGTGCACCAAGCCCGGCTCCGAGCCAATCCTCGCCACCACCGACGACGCGGCAGGACCGGGGCACTGCATGCTGATTGAGCACGACGGCCGTACCTGGATGGTTCATCACGCCTGGCCACCGGATTCGGTGGGGTCGGCCGTCCCCGGGCGCACCATGTGGCTCACCGAGCTGACCTGGGACGACGACCGTCCCGTTCTGGACGGTCCGCACGCCGACGTCCGGATCGCTCCGTAG
- a CDS encoding family 43 glycosylhydrolase, with protein MSMRRALLRATGSMAAIGGLVVSVLAASAAAPGTGGLPERTNPGGPDAEPNVTTQNPISAPFSDTFADPSIMRGKDGYWYMYATSDPLHSGPSEFGLMHMARTRDFADWEYLGTIFDEDDRPAWTTSDSYYWAPDIRYVNGQYFLYYTATETVADPGPWNYSIGVATAPTPAGPWTDSGGPVVAPRPDGGGGYFNTIDPALFADDDGTRYLYFGGYHGGLWATELDETGTRAVGEPVQVARPDRYEGAFVVKRDGYYYLTASSAHCCVGPATGYSVYAGRSESPFGPFLDHEGVSMTDSRVGGTQVLAQNGNQWIGVGHHAIVTDVSGQDYIVYHGIDRNEAWLNEPGGINRRPAMIDRLDWIDGWPVTRAGAGPSDTPQPAPVTASGLGIDSSDPAGDDALTPVTGVWRAGQDTTGDAGSVGRLIPDGGDATVATKRNAPRETRVEADVRVPGPGHAAAFTITLAEAGRSGVTVTLDPRAGELRLEARAARATVHDVADLPERYDPSVWTSLAVESRGGQVVARLSESRLGDVDAEVSVDLPPSAQQIPRPVRLTAAGGEVQVTNLTVVPAHTPVTEPVAEPIATDIVFAEEFGADLDTGWEWVRPDDSVGTADGALHWPLDSVDIVGESNDGPLLLRTPPEGAWIAETRLHLDLGVDTIRNYQQAGMIVHIDDDHFVRLGNVAIWSSRQVEFGKELADGDRLDWGAHLGGPAAETMWLRIAHTVDPDTGDLLYRSTSSRDGETWRWGATLTLPAGTDPRVGLYAGGGAEPATVAAFEYFHIHEIR; from the coding sequence ATGTCCATGAGGAGAGCTTTACTCCGGGCCACCGGGAGCATGGCGGCGATCGGCGGGCTCGTCGTGTCCGTCCTGGCAGCTTCGGCCGCGGCACCCGGGACGGGCGGCCTGCCTGAGCGTACCAACCCGGGCGGGCCGGATGCCGAACCCAATGTCACGACGCAGAACCCGATCTCCGCACCGTTCTCCGACACATTCGCCGACCCGTCGATCATGCGTGGCAAAGACGGTTACTGGTACATGTATGCCACGAGCGATCCCCTGCACAGCGGACCCAGCGAGTTCGGCCTCATGCACATGGCTCGCACGCGAGATTTCGCTGACTGGGAATACCTCGGCACCATCTTCGACGAAGACGACCGGCCAGCATGGACGACGTCGGATTCGTACTACTGGGCGCCCGATATCCGCTACGTCAACGGACAGTACTTCCTCTACTACACGGCGACCGAGACCGTTGCCGATCCCGGCCCATGGAACTATTCGATCGGCGTGGCCACGGCGCCCACGCCGGCAGGGCCGTGGACGGACTCCGGCGGCCCGGTGGTCGCGCCCCGGCCGGACGGTGGCGGCGGCTATTTCAACACGATCGATCCGGCCCTGTTCGCCGACGACGACGGCACGCGTTACCTCTACTTCGGTGGGTACCACGGCGGCCTATGGGCGACCGAGCTGGACGAAACCGGCACTCGCGCTGTGGGCGAGCCGGTCCAGGTGGCCCGGCCGGACCGGTACGAGGGCGCCTTCGTCGTCAAGCGCGACGGCTACTACTACCTGACGGCGTCGTCTGCCCACTGCTGCGTCGGGCCGGCCACCGGATACAGCGTGTACGCGGGTCGGTCGGAGAGCCCGTTCGGCCCGTTCCTCGATCACGAGGGCGTCTCCATGACGGACTCCCGGGTGGGAGGCACGCAGGTGCTGGCCCAGAACGGCAATCAGTGGATCGGCGTCGGTCACCACGCCATCGTCACCGACGTATCTGGGCAGGACTACATCGTCTACCACGGTATTGACCGCAACGAGGCGTGGCTGAACGAGCCTGGCGGCATCAACCGGCGGCCCGCCATGATCGACCGGCTGGACTGGATCGACGGGTGGCCGGTCACCCGGGCCGGAGCCGGACCGAGCGACACACCTCAGCCGGCGCCCGTGACCGCGAGCGGTTTGGGCATCGACAGTTCCGACCCGGCGGGCGACGACGCCCTCACCCCGGTCACCGGTGTATGGCGCGCCGGCCAGGACACCACCGGTGACGCCGGCTCCGTCGGTCGTCTCATCCCCGACGGCGGCGACGCCACCGTCGCGACCAAGCGGAACGCACCGAGAGAGACGCGCGTCGAAGCCGACGTCCGGGTTCCCGGGCCGGGCCACGCCGCCGCGTTCACCATCACCCTGGCCGAGGCGGGCCGAAGCGGTGTCACAGTGACGTTGGATCCGAGGGCCGGAGAGCTGCGGCTTGAGGCCCGCGCCGCCCGGGCGACCGTCCACGATGTCGCGGACCTGCCGGAGCGCTACGACCCGTCCGTCTGGACGTCGCTGGCGGTCGAATCCCGTGGCGGGCAGGTAGTCGCCCGGCTCAGCGAAAGCCGCCTGGGCGACGTCGATGCCGAGGTCAGCGTCGATCTACCACCGAGCGCCCAGCAGATTCCACGCCCGGTGCGCCTCACCGCCGCCGGCGGAGAGGTCCAGGTCACCAATCTGACGGTGGTGCCGGCGCACACCCCGGTCACCGAGCCGGTCGCCGAGCCCATCGCCACGGACATCGTGTTCGCCGAGGAGTTCGGCGCCGACCTCGACACCGGATGGGAGTGGGTGCGACCCGACGACTCGGTCGGCACCGCGGACGGCGCCCTACACTGGCCGCTGGACTCGGTAGACATCGTCGGTGAATCGAACGACGGGCCCCTTCTGCTGCGCACGCCGCCGGAGGGGGCATGGATCGCGGAGACCAGGCTGCATCTCGATCTCGGCGTCGACACGATCCGCAACTACCAGCAGGCGGGCATGATCGTCCACATCGACGACGACCATTTCGTACGCTTGGGCAACGTCGCGATCTGGAGCTCGCGTCAGGTGGAATTCGGCAAGGAACTGGCCGACGGCGACCGCCTCGACTGGGGCGCGCACCTGGGCGGGCCGGCCGCGGAGACCATGTGGCTGCGGATCGCTCACACCGTCGATCCGGACACCGGCGACCTGCTCTACCGTTCCACCAGCTCCCGCGACGGTGAGACCTGGCGCTGGGGCGCCACCCTGACGCTGCCAGCCGGCACCGACCCACGCGTCGGCCTCTACGCCGGGGGCGGCGCCGAGCCCGCTACTGTCGCCGCCTTCGAGTACTTCCATATTCACGAGATCAGATGA